The window tacagctagactgaccataacagctgaaaaagagcagtaccttctcctccatacagctagactgaccataacagctgaaacagagcagtaccttctcctccatacagctagactgaccataacagctgaaacagagcagtaccttctccatacagctagactgaccataacagctgaaacagagcagtaccttctcctccatacagctagactgaccataacagctgaaacagagcagtaccttctccatacagctagactgaccataacagctgaaacagagcagtaccttctcctccatacagctagactgaccataacagctgaaacagagcagtacctcaCTAGCTGCTTTGCATTGGTTTTAGGTTTTCAACCCACTTCCAAAAATGAGCACCTTCCAACATTATCTGGCATATTTTGGTATCAGAAAACACCATGATCAACATcaaaccagcctcctctgacaagAGAATGTTTGTGAATATGCAGTGATGGTGGTACTGTCTGTCACGTCACTGGCTATCAGGTCAACCAGGAAGTCATGTGTAGCTATTTATAAGTCTGGAGCCTAGTTAACCAGGAAGTCATGTCTAGCTATGTATAAGTCTGGAGCCTAGTTAACCAGGAAGTCATGTCTAGCTATGTATAAGTCTGGAGCCTAGTTAACCAGGAGGTCATGTCTAGCTATGTATAAGTCTGGAGCCTAGTTAACCAGGAAGTCATGTCTAGCTATGTATAAGTCTGGAGCCTAGTTAACCAGGAGGTCATGTCTAGCTATGTATAAGTCCGGAGCCTAGTTAACCAGGAAGTCATGTCTAGCTATGTATAAGTCTGGAGCCTAGTTAACCAGGAAGTCATGTCTAGCTATGTATAAGTCTGGAGCCTAGTTAACCAGGAAGTCATGTCTAGCTATGTATAAgtctggatcctagttaacctcCCCTTTCATGTAAGATAGTCATGATCAGCATGATTTCAGGGAAAGAAGATCATTTTATTACATGTATTAAACTGTGAGCTTTTACCAATTCCAGTCCAGttatttttaattattatttattattattcacTCGGGGGgggaaaaaatgtttattttggttTGTATTTGATAAAGTATGTCATTGCCCTTTTAAGACGCCATTGCCCCTTTTAAGAGCTCTGTTGCGCAGCTCCACCTAAACCATGCCCTGGTTGGAACGGCGTTTTTTAAAACGATGCCACGCCCTCAATTATTGGAGTAGAGAAATAAACGTGGTAACAATGGAAAGCTGGGATCTTTTTTAACAAAGGGTTAGGGTTTCAAACTGCAAGAACTGTTGTGAGttgactgcttgtcagaataCATGTTTCACTCCCTATGGCTCTCGCATGAATGCGCCTGGAGAGGAATATTTATCTTGCATAGAACAACAAGTTGACTACTATGGGGTTGTCCTGTTTTGTTTTAATAGCAACATTACATGGCAAAAAAATTGTCGCACTGGAAAGTTCCATCCTGAATAATAAAGTATAGACTTTTAATGACTTCGCCATTAGCTAGTGTAGTCTACACGCCGCTGTCTGAGTTAAGCACCTCGTGCATTATAGACTATTTAATTGACTTCATCTGAACATCGGAGTGTCAGCAACAATCATGCATTTCAGTTTGGGGCACACAGCCTAACtgagaaaataaaatatttgacaatacatttattttgggGGAATATATTTCGTAGAACAGACATGCTTCTATAACAGGCTATGTCATCTCCAAACCAGATTTTTTTTATATTGCGGATTGAAATTCTTCGCAGTGAGAACTTTAACCCAATGTGAGTCTGCAACAACTGCAACTGTCTGTGTCCATCTGAGATCCACTCCAGTCCCCCGGTAGACAAACAAAGTTGTCGAGGTCACACACACGTTACAGGTACAGGAAGTACTACGGACCctacaggaagtgatgtcacctTAAACAGTCCGAGAACCACCAGCTCCTCCGAGGCGACGAAGCGATCTGATTGGTTCAGGTCAGTGATGATGTCAGCACTAGGCCCCGCCCTCCTCTTCAGCCACGTTAAGATGGAGGCCGAATTCTGGAAGACtaacagacagaagagagagggtgtgtgtgtgtgtgtgtgtgtgtgtaatgtgtgtgtgtttgtgtaatgcgtgtgtgtgtgtgtgtgtgtgtgtgtgtaatgtgtgtgtgtgtgtgtgtgtaatgtgtgtgtgtgtgtgtgtgtgtgtgtgtgtgtgtgtgtaatatgtgtgtgtgtgtgtgtgtgtgtgtgtgtaatgcgtgtgtgtgtgtgtctgtgtgtgtgtgtgtgtgtgtgtaatgtgtgtgtgtttgtgtaatgcgtgtgtgtgtgtgtgtgtgtgtgtgtgtgtgtgtgtaatgtgtgtgtgtgtgtgtgtaatgtgtgtgtgtgtgtgtgtgtgtgtgtaatatgtgtgtgtgtaatgtgtgtgtgtttaatgtgtgtgtgtgtaatgtgtgtgtgtgtgtgtgtgtgtgtgtgtgtgtgtgtgtgtgtaatgtgtgtgtgtgtgtgtgtgtgtgtgtaatgtgtgtgtgtgtaatgtgtgtgtgtgtgtgtgtgtgtgtgtgtgtgtgtaatgtgtgtgtgtgtgtaatgtgtgtgtgtgtaatgtgtgtgtgtgtgtgtgtgtgtgtgtgtgtgtaatgtgtgtgtgtgtgtaatgtgtgtgtgtgtgtgtgtgtgtgtgtgtgtgtgtgtgtgtgtgtgtgtatgtgtgtgtgtgtgtgtgtgtgtgtgtgtgtgtgtgtgtaatgtgtgtgtgtttgtgtaatgcgtgtgtgtgtgtgtgtgtgtgtgtgtgtgtgtgtgtgtgtgtgtgtgtagtgtgtgtgtgtgtgtaatgtgtgtgtgtgtgtgtgtgtgtgtgtgtgtgtgtaatatgtgtgtgtgtaatgtgtgtgtgtgtaatgtgtgtgtgtgtaatgtgtgtgtgtgtgtaatttgtgtgtgtttgtgtaatgcgtgtgtgtgtgtgtgtgtgtgtgtgtgtgtgtgtctgtgtgtgtgtgtgtgtgtaatgtgtgtgtgtttgtgtaatgcgtgtgtgtgtgtgtgtgtgtgtgtgtgtgtgtgtgtgtaatgtgtgtgtaatgtgtgtgtgtaatgtgtgtgtgtgtgtgtgtgtgtgtgtgtgtaatatgtgtgtgtgtgtgtgtgtgtgtgtgtaatgcgtgtgtgtgtgtgtgtgtgtgtgtgtgtgtgtgtgtctgtgtgtgtgtgtgtgtgtgtgtgtaatgtgtgtgtgtttgtgtaatgcgtgtgtgtgtgtgtgtgtgtgtgtgtgtgtgtgtgtgtaatgtgtgtgtgtgtgtgtgtaatgtgtgtgtgtgtgtgtgtgtgtgtgtgtgtaatatgtgtgtgtgtaatgtgtgtgtgtgtaatgtgtgtgtgtgtgtgtgtaatatgtgtgtgtgtaatgtgtgtgtgtgtgtgtgtgtgtgtgtaatgtgtgtgtgtgtaatgtgtgtgtgtgtgtgtgtgtgtgtgtatgtgtgtgtgtgtaatgtgtgtgtgtgtgtgtgtgtgtgtgtgtgtgtaatgtgtgtgtgtgtgtaatgtgtgtgtgtgtgtgtgtgtgtgtgtgtgtgtgtgtgtgtgtgtgtgtgtgtgtgtgtgtaatgtgtgtgtgtttgtgtaatgcgtgtgtgtgtgtgtgtgtgtgtgtgtgtgtgtgtgtgtgtgtgtgtgtgtgtgtgtgcgtgatgtgtgtgtgtgtgtgtgtaatgtgtgtgtgtgtgtgtgtgtgtgtgtgtgtgtgtgtgtgtgtaatatgtgtgtgtgtaatgtgtgtgtgtgtaatgtgtgtgtgtgtaatgtgtgagtgtgtgtgtgtgtgtgtgtaatgtgtgtgtgtgtgtgtgtaatgtgtgtgtgtgtaatgtgtgtgtgtgtgtgtgtgtgtgtgtaatgtgtgtgtgtgtgtaatatgtgtgtgtgtgtgtgtgtgtgtgtgtgtgtgtgtgtgtgtgtgtgtgtgtgtgtgtgtgtgtgtgtgtgtgtgtgtgtgtgtgtgtgtgtgtgtgtgtgtgtgtgtgtgtgtgtgtgtgtgtgtgtgtgtgtgtgtgtgtgtgtgtgtaatgtgtgtgtgtttgtgtaatgcggtgtgtgtgtgtgtgtgtgtgtgtgtgtgtgtgtgtgtgtaatgtgtgtgtgtgtgtgtgtgtgtaatgtgtgtgtgtgtgtgtgtgtgtgtgtgtaatgtgtgtgtgtgtgtgtgtaatatgtgtgtgtgtaatgtgtgtgtgtgtgtgtgtgtgtgtaatgtgtgtgtgtgtggtgtgtgtgtgtgtgtgtgtgtatgtatgtgtgtgtgtgtgtgtgtgtgtgtgtgtgtgtgtaatgcgtgtgtgtgtgtgtgtgtgtgtgtgtgtgtaatgcgtgtgtaatgtgtgtgtgtaatgtgtgtgtgtaatgtgtgtgtgtgtgtgtgtgtgtgtgtgtgtgtgtgtgtgtgtgtgtgtgtgtgtgtgtgtgtaatgtgtgtgtgtgtgtgtaatgtgtgtgtgtgtaatgtgtgtgtgtgtgtaatgtgtgtgtgtgtgtaatgtgtgtgtgtgtgtaatgtgtgtgtgtgtgtgtgtgtgtgtgtctgtacctggGCAGGGTACAGGGTTGTGTCTGTCTCCTGATAGGTAGAGCCGTAGAGGGGGTGGAGTCGTGGCGTTCAGTTCTTTGGTCAGTTTGGGTTCCTTGGAGACGTCGACCACGCCCAGTTTCACCTCCGAGCCAATCAGCTGCTCCGCTGCACCACGGAACGCTAACGCCAGCCGCTGGGCATCCCCAGAGAGAGGagcaactacacacacacacacacacacacacacacacacacacacacacacactacacacacacacacacacacacacatacacacacacacattacacacacacacacattacacacacattacacacacacacacattacacacacacacattacacacacacacattacacacacacacacattacacacactacacacacacacacattacacacacacacacacacacacacattacacacacattacacacacacacacacacattacacacacattacacacacacacacacattacacacacacattacacacacattacacacacattacacacattacacacacacacattacacacacacattacacacattacacacacacacattataaacacacacacacacattacacacacacacacattacacacacgcattacacacacatttagcgtctgctaaatggcatatattattattataaagtaaaactgcaaaaaatgtggcaaagaaattaacttttatgtcctgaatacaaagcattatgtttggggcaaatccaacacgacacatcactgagtaccactctccacattttcaagcatgatggtggctgcatcatgttatgggtatgattgtCATCGTCAAGGACTAGGGAGGGTTTTAGGATACaaacaaacagaatagagctaagaaGAGGCAAAATCCTAGCGAAAAccctttccaacagacactgggacacaaattcacctttcagcagaacaaaaacctaaaacacaaggccaaatgtacactggagttgctcaccaagaccacagtgaatgttcccgagtggccgagttacatttttgacttaaatcgacttgaaaatctattgcaagacagcaccgccgagtgctgaagcgcatagcatgtaaaaatcttctgtcctcagttgccaacactcactacagagttccaaactgcctctggaagcaacgtcagcacaagaactgttcgtcaggagcttcatgaaatgggtttccatggccgaccagctgcacacaagcctaagatcaccatgagcaatgccaagcgtcggctggagtggtgtaaagctcgccgccattggactctggagcagtggaaacgcgt is drawn from Coregonus clupeaformis isolate EN_2021a unplaced genomic scaffold, ASM2061545v1 scaf2002, whole genome shotgun sequence and contains these coding sequences:
- the LOC121561261 gene encoding protein disulfide-isomerase-like, whose protein sequence is MRRALLLLCVAGCCLSGTGITMRRALLLLCVAGYCLSGTGSSTSLPEENGVLQLKKENFNRALQQHKQLLVHFFAPLSGDAQRLALAFRGAAEQLIGSEVKLGVVDVSKEPKLTKELNATTPPPLRLYLSGDRHNPVPCPVFQNSASILTWLKRRAGPSADIITDLNQSDRFVASEELVVLGLFK